CGGAAATTGCCGGAATTTATTGACAGAGTAATGCGAGCTTATTTTGTAGAAGATTTGGATATTGCGGATGCACAAGTCTTGGGAAAACTGGGTGCTGAAGTAGGTTTGGATAGCGAAGTTGTTGCCGCCGCCGTTACAGATCCGGCTATTTTAGATCGGGTTGCTGCGGATGCGGAAGCGGCGGTAAAGCGGGGCGTCTTCGGCGTGCCAGCTTTCTTCATTGACGACGATATGTATTGGGGAAACGATCGTCTGATGTTTGTTGAGCAAGCACTAAAAAGCTAGTGCGGTATATAGAACCCCGGTTTCTTGAAGATTAAGTAGGGTGCTTCAGATTGATAAAATTAACAATCGTCGCCAAAACTCTGCTTTATGGCCAAAAAAAGGGCTGTAAAGCCTCCCATTTCAATGGGAATCATTAAAAATTTTCACGAATTTCAAGCTTTGCTCTTTCAAGATGGAACCAATCTAAAATTCAAAATCCAAAATACTTCCATCTGGTGAAGGATCTACAGATTTAAAATTAATAACTAGCAACTTGCGTTATTATTTCAGAAGGAAAACGGAGAAAATAATGACTCAAATACAGCAATCCGAACCGATAGTTTACCAAGGACAGTTTGGAGAGTTTACAATTACCCAGAGCGATCGCACGGGCGTCATCATCTACCGCGCTGGCTTAATGGTAGCAGCATTAAGCTTTGGCTTGGGGACTTGGCTGCTACTATCTCAGGGCGCTACCCCAACTATTTTGAACGCACTGACCTTGCTATATGCCTGTTTCTGCGTGGCGTTGGGCGTCAGCTTAGCCACCATCCATATATATATGGTACAGCTGCACCGAGGGCTGCAAATTTTTTGGGCGGTTGGCGTTTTGGCGTCTGTTGTACTAGCGGTGCAAAGTGGCGAACCTTTGGCGCTGACTGTTTACCACCATCCACTTGCTATTTTGGGAATTGGTTTTACCTTTGCAGCATTGACTGGAATTTATTTCAAAGAAGCTTTTTGCTTTAACCGACTGGAAACAAAGGTGCTGACACCACTGGTTCCTTTGCTGCTGTTGGGACATTTGTTTGGCTTTTTGCCGATGGAGATGAAGCCGATATTACTGCTAATTTGGGCGATCTTTTTCCTCGTCTTTGCGGTGCGGAAAACTATGCAAGCAATTCCAGCTGATATTGGGGATAAGTCGGTTTTTGAATATCTCAAACAAAAGCCTTCTGTTCCAGCTTAGCGATCTCTAAAATGTTGCAACCGCAGATAAACGCAGATAAACGCAGATAAACGCAGATAATGTGTTTATCTGTGTTAGCAAGAAATGGAGTAATTTAGGCAATTGCTTGAAGAACGCGCATATTGGTTAGCTTGGTCGCAAATTCCGGGAATAGGGCCGATTTTACTGAAGCGACTCCAACAGCACTTTGGTAATCTGGCGGGGGCGTGGTCAGCAAGTGCAGCGCAATTGCGACAAGTGGAGGGATTTGGGGTTAAAACATTGGTGACAGTGGAGGGAAAGCGATCGCAACTCGACCCCGCTCAATTTCTTCTACAATACCAGCAGAAAAACCCTTATTTTTGGACACCAGCAGATGCCGATTATCCCCGTTTGTTACGAGATATTCCCAATCCTCCACCAGTGCTACATTACCGGGGAAAAGTGCAAACCCAAGAAAATCAAGGTTTAACAGCAACAGTGGGAATTGTCGGGACTCGTCAACCTTCCGAATACGGTATCCGTTGGACGCGCAGAATTAGCGCCGCTTTAGCTAAACAAGGATTTACAATTGTTTCGGGGATGGCGGAGGGAATTGACACCGAAGCGCATAGTGCCTGTTTAGAGGCGGGTGGACGGACAATAGCGGTTTTTGGTACTGGGATAGATGTTATTTATCCGTCGCGCAATCGCAATTTATCCGCACAAATAACAGGAAATGGTTTGCTTTTAAGCGAATATTCGGCTGGTACCCCACCCGATCGCACTCGTTTTCCCGCCCGCAATCGAATTATTGCAGCTTTGAGTCGCGCCGTTTTAGTGATGGAAGCACCCAGAAAATCTGGTGCTTTAATTACTGCCGACGTTGCTAAAGATTTCGGTCGAGATGTTTACGTGCTGACTGCCCGTTTGGACGATTATCAATCCCACGGTTGTTTGAATTTATTAACCAAAGGAGCGACAGCAATTCCTGTTGAATTTGAGGAACTATTAAAAATGTTGGGCGCGACGCCGCCTGCGGATACGGAAAATTTTGCTTCTTTACCTTTATTTGCTCAAACCCAGGCGTCAAATGCACCGCCAATGCCGGATTTAGAACCGGAATTAAAACAAGTTTGGCAGGCAATTTCTTCAGAAGCTACGCCCTTCGATTTAATTGTACAAAAAGCTGGCTTACCGGCAGGAGGGGTTTCGAGTGCTTTATTGCAGTTGGAATTAATGGGGTTGGTAACTCAATTGCCAGGAATGAGATATCAAAAATGTTAGTAATTTGAATAGTAAATCTCACAATAAATGTCTAATGAAGGCTCAAGAGAGGCAGAAAGGAAATATTTTACTTGTTGACGATACGCCGGACAACCTTCGCCTTTTATCTTCAATACTGACCGAGCGAGGGTACGCAGTTCGCAAGGCTAGGTCAGGTCAGATTGCATTGACTTCCGTAAAGACAGCGCTGCCTGATTTAATTTTGCTCGATATTAATATGCCGGAGATGGACGGTTATGAAGTTTGCAGCAAACTGAAAGCTTCGGAACAAACTCGTGATGTGCCGGTGATTTTTATCAGCGCTCTCAGTGAGGTAATGGATAAGATCAAAGCCTTTGCTGTCGGTGGCATAGACTACATCACCAAACCTTTTCAAACTGAAGAGGTGATCGCCCGCGTGGAAAATCAACTGACGATCGCACGTCAGCGTTTATCGCTACAAGAGCGAACAGCACAGCTAGAAAAAGAAATCAAAGCACGCCAACAAGCTGAAGAAGAAATTCGACTCTTGCTAACAATGGCTCAAGCGATTAGTACTGCCACAGATTTCGATACCGCCTTAGAAGTTATCTTGCAGCAAGTTTGCCAAACAACTGATTGGATTTACGGCGAAGCTTGGATTCCCACCACCGATACATCAGCTTTAATATGCAGTCCTCGTTGGTACTGTCAGCGGGAAAAGATTGACCCAACTCTGGTAGATGCGATCGCACGTTTCCGAGAATACAGCGAAGTTCTCACTTTCTATCCCGGTGAAGAAATTCCCGGCAAAGTTTGGTCAACGCGACAATCCGCCTGCGTTAACGATTTCAACGAAATGGAAGATGCTCTCCTAAGATTAGAACTGGCGACACAATGCGACTTAAAAGCTGCTTTTGGCGTACCTATTGTTCCTATGGGCAATATACAGCAGCCAGAAGAACAGGGCAGTTATTTGCTGAGTTCTCAATCTCCTGTTTTGGCGGTGTTAGTTTTCTTCGCTCTCTCAAGTAGTTCGGACGACAAGCGCTTGTGCGAGTTAGTTAGTGTGGTAGCAGCCCAGTCGGGAACGGTGCTGCAACAGAAGAAAGTCCAAGCAGAAATGAAAGCTCTGTTTGCGGCGATGACCGATACGGTAGTAGTTCGGGATGTTTCCGGACGTTGCCTCAATGTTATCCCTACAAATACGATGAATTTGTACAAACCTGCAACCGAAACGATCGGCAGGAAAGTCCACGAAACTTTACCGGAAGCCGAAGCAGATTTGATTCTCCAAGCGATCCTAGAAGCGGTTTCCACACAAAAAACCGTTGAAATTGAATATAGTTTGCCCATAGGAGGTAAAGATATTTGCTTTGCCGAGACGATTTCGCCGCTTTCTTCTGAAACGGCGATTTTGGTGGCGCGGGACATCACCGAGCGCAAGCAAGCCCAGTCAGATCTGCAAAAAGAGCAAGAAAAGTCAGAACAGTTATTACTCAATATTTTGCCAGAGGCGATGGTCGAGCGATTGAAAGAAAATCCAGGTGCGATCGCCGAACATTTCCATGAAGTCACTATTTTATTTGCCGATATTGTCGGTTTTACTCTTCTGTCGGCGCGAATCTCACCAACTGAATTAGTTAATTTGCTCAATGAGATTTTTTCTAAGTTTGACGAACTCACAGAAAAACATGGTTTGGAAAAAATCAAAACGATTGGCGACGCTTATATGGTAGTAGGTGGATTGCCTGTTCCTAAAGAAAATAGTGCAGAAGCTATTGCGGATATGGCGCTGGATATGCAAGCTGCGATCGACCAATTTCAAATGAAGTGTAGCGAAAAATTACAAATCCGCATTGGTATTAATACTGGAGCAGTCGTAGCAGGTGTAATTGGGATGAAAAAATTTATTTACGACCTCTGGGGAGATGCTGTCAATGTTGCTTCTAGGATGGAATCATCCGGTATACCGGGCAAGATTCAAGTCACCTCAGCAACTTACGAAAAGTTAAAAAATCGCTATAAGTTCGAGAAACGCGGCAAAATTTCTGTTAAAGGTAGGGGAGAAATGATAACTTACTGGTTAGTTGCAAAATCATTGCCTAAATAAAAGCGAATAAATAAAAACTAGACAATAGATGATGAATTTGTTAAAATATATTTCATATTTTGCTTTTTTATTAGCTGACAATAATTACAAGGCGTGCATTTATAGTATACCACACACAAGAAGACAAAAGATGCTTAAGATTGACGGTTACCTTATTCTCAGTCAAGTTTACGAAAGTACCAATTCCCTAGTTTATCGCGCTATCCGACAACAAGACAATCAACCTGTTATCCTCAAAGTCCTCAAAGAAGACTATCCAACAGCTTCCGAACTTACCCGCTACAAGCAGGAATATGAAATTACCAGACATCTGAATCTGGACGGGGTAATTAAAGTTTATAGTTTAGAACCATTACAGAGAACTTTGGTGATGATCTTGGAGGATTTTGGCGCATCATCTTTAAAACAGTTGATGAACAAATCAAAAGCGGCGGGACAACAGATGCTGCTAACAGAATGTCTGGCGATCGCTATTAAAATAACTGAGACGTTGGGACATATTCACAGTAGCAATGTTATCCACAAAGATATAAATCCTGCCAATATTGCTTATAACCCCAAAACCAGAGTTTTAAAACTCATCGACTTTGGTATTTCTACACAATTAACGCGGGAAAATCCCACCCTAAAAAATCCTCACATTTTAGAAGGTACGCTCGCCTATATTTCCCCAGAACAAACCGGACGGATGAACCGTTATTTGGATTACCGCACAGATTTTTATTCTCTCGGTGTCACCTTCTACGAATTACTAACCGGACAACTGCCTTTTGAAACCAATGATGCACTGGAATTGGTACATTGTCATATTGCCAAACAGCCAGTACCACCCGATCGATTTAAAATTCAAAAGTCAAAATTAAAAAATGATGAACTTAATAAAAGCCAAAAAATTCCGAAAGTCGTTTCAGATATAGTGATGAAACTGATGGCGAAAACAGCGGAAGAGAGATACCAAAGTGCTTGGGGAATCAAAGCGGATTTAGAAGAATGTTTGACTCAGTTACAAACAAAAGGAAATATCTCTGCATTTCCCCTTGCTGCCAAAGATATCTCTGATAAATTTCAAATTTCCCAAAAACTCTACGGACGAGAGGCAGAAGTTGAAACTTTATTAGCAGCATTTGAGCGAGTAGCTGGGGAAAGCCAAAAATCAAAAGCCAAAAGTCAAAAAAATGGTCGTCAATCTCAAATCCTAAATACCAAATCCCAAATCGAGATGATGTTGGTGGCGGGTTACTCTGGCATCGGTAAATCATCATTGATTGCCGAAATTCACAAGCCTAATAGCCAACTGCGCGGCTATTTCACAGAAGGTAAATTCGATCAATTTCAGCGCAATATTCCCTATTCTGCCATAGTAAGCGCTTTTAAAGAATTGGTGCGACAACTGTTAACAGAAAGCGAAGCACAACTAAATTTATGGCGAGAAAAACTTTTAGTTGCTTTTGGTGAGAACGGTCAAGTTATTATTGATGTAATTCCAGAAGTGGAATTGATTGTGGGCAAGCAGCCACCTGTGCCAGATTTAGGGCTATCTGAATCTAAAAATCGTTTTAATCTGGTCTTCCAAAAGTTTATTAGGGCATTTTGTGCCAAAGAACATCCCCTCGTTATCTTTCTTGACGATTTGCAGTGGGCAGACTCTGCCACGCTCAAGTTAATCGAACTGATGATGACGGATACGGATATGCAATATTTATTTTTGATTGGAGCGTATCGGGATAACGAAGTCAGCCCAACACATCCCTTAATGATGACGTTGGATAAGTTGCGTAATTTGGGAGCCACTATTAATTTTATTACCTTATCTCCTTTAAAAATCGAACATACTACCCGCTTAATTGCGGATACGTTACACGATAATATCGAGCGGGTAAAACCTTTAGCAGAACTGGTGATGAGAAAAACGGGAGGAAATCCGTTTTTTGTGAATCAGTTTCTCAAAACATTGCACGCCGAGCGCCTAATCGAGTTTAATTTTCAGAGTTATGCTTGGAAGTGGGATATCGCACGCATTGACTCTCAAAATATTACCGACAATGTAGTGGAATTGATGATAGGTAAGTTGAAAAAACTGCCATCTTCTACGCAGCAGATTTTATATTTAGCTTCTTGTGTTGGTGCTTCTTTTGACTTAAACACTATTTCTATTGTCTGCGAAAAATCTAAAGAAGTAGTTTTTTCCGATCTGATCGTAGCCGTTCAGTCCGGTTTAATTTTGCCTATATCTGAGTTAGATGCAAATCTGTTAATCCAAGATTACAAGTTCCTGCACGATCGCGTACAACAAGCAGCTTACGCTCTCATCGATCAGTCTCAGAAGAAAGTCGTTCACTTACAAATTGGTCGGTTACTGTTGCAGAATACCGCAGCGGCGAACTTGTCAGATAAGGTATTTGAGATCGTCGATCATCTCAATTTGGCTGTTGAATTGGTGAGCGATCGCACCGAACAAAATGAAATAGTAAAACTGAATTTGATGGCGGGTCAAAAAGCGAAAGCAGCAGCGGCTTATGCAGGTGCGATCGCGTATTTAAATGCAGGGCTAAAACTGCTGAGTGCAGATAGTTGGCAAAGTGATTATGAACTAACTTTAGCGCTGTATGAGGAAGCAGCAGAAGCAGCGTATTTGAGTGGTGATTTCGAGCAGATGGAGAAATTGGCTTTGGTACTATTAAACCGTACCAAAACAGTGTTAGAAAAAGTGAAAGTTTATGATGTAAAAATTCAAGCAGCAGGAGCGCAAGGCAATTTTAAAGAAGCAATTAAGATCGGTCTGCAAGTCCTGAAACTGTTAGGATTGACATTACCA
This sequence is a window from Aerosakkonema funiforme FACHB-1375. Protein-coding genes within it:
- a CDS encoding DUF2301 domain-containing membrane protein produces the protein MTQIQQSEPIVYQGQFGEFTITQSDRTGVIIYRAGLMVAALSFGLGTWLLLSQGATPTILNALTLLYACFCVALGVSLATIHIYMVQLHRGLQIFWAVGVLASVVLAVQSGEPLALTVYHHPLAILGIGFTFAALTGIYFKEAFCFNRLETKVLTPLVPLLLLGHLFGFLPMEMKPILLLIWAIFFLVFAVRKTMQAIPADIGDKSVFEYLKQKPSVPA
- the dprA gene encoding DNA-processing protein DprA → MLEERAYWLAWSQIPGIGPILLKRLQQHFGNLAGAWSASAAQLRQVEGFGVKTLVTVEGKRSQLDPAQFLLQYQQKNPYFWTPADADYPRLLRDIPNPPPVLHYRGKVQTQENQGLTATVGIVGTRQPSEYGIRWTRRISAALAKQGFTIVSGMAEGIDTEAHSACLEAGGRTIAVFGTGIDVIYPSRNRNLSAQITGNGLLLSEYSAGTPPDRTRFPARNRIIAALSRAVLVMEAPRKSGALITADVAKDFGRDVYVLTARLDDYQSHGCLNLLTKGATAIPVEFEELLKMLGATPPADTENFASLPLFAQTQASNAPPMPDLEPELKQVWQAISSEATPFDLIVQKAGLPAGGVSSALLQLELMGLVTQLPGMRYQKC
- a CDS encoding adenylate/guanylate cyclase domain-containing protein, which codes for MKAQERQKGNILLVDDTPDNLRLLSSILTERGYAVRKARSGQIALTSVKTALPDLILLDINMPEMDGYEVCSKLKASEQTRDVPVIFISALSEVMDKIKAFAVGGIDYITKPFQTEEVIARVENQLTIARQRLSLQERTAQLEKEIKARQQAEEEIRLLLTMAQAISTATDFDTALEVILQQVCQTTDWIYGEAWIPTTDTSALICSPRWYCQREKIDPTLVDAIARFREYSEVLTFYPGEEIPGKVWSTRQSACVNDFNEMEDALLRLELATQCDLKAAFGVPIVPMGNIQQPEEQGSYLLSSQSPVLAVLVFFALSSSSDDKRLCELVSVVAAQSGTVLQQKKVQAEMKALFAAMTDTVVVRDVSGRCLNVIPTNTMNLYKPATETIGRKVHETLPEAEADLILQAILEAVSTQKTVEIEYSLPIGGKDICFAETISPLSSETAILVARDITERKQAQSDLQKEQEKSEQLLLNILPEAMVERLKENPGAIAEHFHEVTILFADIVGFTLLSARISPTELVNLLNEIFSKFDELTEKHGLEKIKTIGDAYMVVGGLPVPKENSAEAIADMALDMQAAIDQFQMKCSEKLQIRIGINTGAVVAGVIGMKKFIYDLWGDAVNVASRMESSGIPGKIQVTSATYEKLKNRYKFEKRGKISVKGRGEMITYWLVAKSLPK